From the Drechmeria coniospora strain ARSEF 6962 chromosome 02, whole genome shotgun sequence genome, the window CCGTGCACaaacgtacagtacagtcagCAAGTGcatttgtactccgtacttgcacctgaGTAATCCTCCTTGTAGCAATACCCCGCCCTCTTGACGTGATCGTCGACTGACGCGTTCTCGCACCGTCCGCCAAACTCGTGAAATATCGACACCTACCTCTGCACCGACGAACGCCTACATCCACGCCGACAACAGACGCCGCCCCGATCCCCACCGCCATCATGTCCGTCATCGACATCACCTCCAAGGCCCAGTTCGACTCCCTCATCAAGGACAACCCCTACGTCGCCGTCCAGGCCCACGCCGAGTGGTGCGGTCCCTGCAAGGCCATCTCGCCCATGTTCAAGAAGCACGCCGAGAACTTCACGCTGCCGAGCCGCTACGTCTTCGCCCGCTTCGACACCGACGAGGTCCGCGACCTGGCCCAGGAGCTCGGCATCCGCAGCATCCCCGCCTTCTACTTCTTCGAGAAGGGCGAAAAGGCGGCCAACCTCGCCGGCGCGAACCCGACGGCCCTCTTGAAGCAGGTGGAGGAGTACGCCGAAAAGGCaaaggccgccggcgatgccgtgAGTGCCCTACCCAGCCAGCCGCCTCCCCTCCTTCGTCTCCCGTCTGGGCTCTAAACCGAAACGCTTCCAGTTTTCCACCACTGAAACCTTTTGAACTACCAAGGTGACGACCCATCCATCGACCGGCCCCGCCAGGTTGTAACGGCAGCCGGATAGGGTCGTCGGAAGCCAACGACCCCGTCTCGGGCTGGTGACGGATCCCGCGCCATTGCATTCACCGTACGCGCCCGGAGGTCGACGGGCCGTCTGGCCGGTCAGTCCGTCCGATGCCTGCGAGCGTTCCGTCCATGGTAGCACGTGTTCCGGACGACAAGCACGACGCGGGCAACGAAAGAGTCGAGTTGATTGATGTCGAGGAATGGCAGTACAAATCAATGTGAAGATGGTGTGTCTACGTGTTTGATCACCACCGCGCGCCTGTCCCGTTTCCGTCCGGGTCCATGGCGGATCAATGTTGCTCTCGCGCTGCCTGCAACCCAAAGGCGATGAACATGTCACCTCGCCATGCCCACGCGCGGATATATCCTGATTGCATCCAGCACCTATCCATCCGCCCACCCTACGAATGGTCCCTCCGCTCTACTAGccaatcgtcgtcgtcgtcctggggcgatggcctcggggATGTCGTCACGAACCCGAGCTCTGCGCCCGGAAATTCCGCCTctgccctcgtccgcctcttcTCTGTTCGCCTATTCTCTGTCCGCCTCTTCTCTGTCCGCCTCTCCTCTGT encodes:
- a CDS encoding thioredoxin M-type; its protein translation is MSVIDITSKAQFDSLIKDNPYVAVQAHAEWCGPCKAISPMFKKHAENFTLPSRYVFARFDTDEVRDLAQELGIRSIPAFYFFEKGEKAANLAGANPTALLKQVEEYAEKAKAAGDAVSALPSQPPPLLRLPSGL